One genomic segment of Aliidiomarina minuta includes these proteins:
- a CDS encoding Fic/DOC family protein — MRDADKLAEAEAEFTATRYRTYESRQLSVTTLSFKHFQYLHHHLFQDLYEWAGKPREVDISKGKTRFCTWSRIQPEARKLFATVPALTLSNNESDLITKVADLYCEMNILHPFREGNGRVQRFFFEELLFTLGYELKWPKISRETWIDANVAGYELDLKPLETIFAQALIKR; from the coding sequence ATCAGAGATGCGGACAAACTTGCTGAAGCAGAAGCTGAGTTTACTGCAACGCGCTACAGAACGTATGAATCTCGGCAACTCTCAGTTACAACCCTCTCATTCAAACACTTTCAGTACCTGCATCACCATCTTTTTCAAGACTTGTATGAGTGGGCTGGTAAACCACGCGAAGTTGACATTTCAAAAGGAAAGACTAGGTTTTGCACTTGGTCTCGAATCCAACCTGAGGCAAGAAAGCTGTTTGCCACAGTCCCCGCGTTAACCCTTTCAAATAATGAATCGGATTTAATTACCAAGGTTGCAGATCTGTATTGTGAAATGAATATCTTGCACCCATTCAGGGAAGGTAACGGGCGTGTTCAACGTTTTTTCTTTGAAGAGCTGCTATTTACACTTGGTTATGAATTAAAATGGCCAAAAATCTCCAGAGAAACGTGGATCGACGCAAATGTCGCTGGTTATGAGCTTGATCTAAAGCCATTAGAAACCATATTCGCGCAAGCACTAATTAAGCGCTAG
- a CDS encoding winged helix-turn-helix transcriptional regulator yields MSDAESNIISILQTGPASSADLAQRLNLDTSTVTRRLSAMGAQVIRAGKGRSTRWYLSRALPLLAGQSRADDSVFPIYRVNPDGSMTKIANLHVVYPQDAFLVEFFRVNSTGQTKTEWHFYESLPWWLADM; encoded by the coding sequence ATGAGTGATGCAGAAAGTAACATTATTTCAATATTGCAGACTGGCCCTGCATCCTCTGCTGATCTCGCTCAGCGACTCAACCTGGATACGTCGACTGTCACGCGGCGTTTAAGTGCTATGGGGGCGCAGGTCATTCGGGCGGGGAAAGGTCGCTCAACTCGCTGGTATTTATCACGAGCTCTTCCTTTGCTGGCTGGTCAGTCAAGGGCTGATGACAGTGTTTTCCCCATTTATCGTGTTAACCCTGATGGTAGCATGACAAAAATTGCCAATCTGCATGTGGTTTATCCGCAGGATGCGTTTTTAGTGGAATTTTTTCGGGTTAACTCCACTGGCCAGACTAAAACGGAATGGCATTTTTATGAGTCGCTGCCATGGTGGTTAGCGGACATGTGA